In the genome of Deltaproteobacteria bacterium, one region contains:
- a CDS encoding glycosyltransferase, which produces MSRRILALFAKAPVPGQVKTRLSPELSPESAAALYEAMLCDIVDQHASERDCERALWFAPADARDWFERFTSAGWRLVPQQGVGLAARMAALFRLHEAEGFDRIVLRGTDSPTLPAGRVGEAFAALEHSELALCPDRDGGYNLIGLRAACDDLFALELSHTGVLSGTLANARSLGLCAELLPAHHDVDTWPDLLRLPAELDATRAPRTLRIVREILPG; this is translated from the coding sequence ATGTCGCGGCGGATCCTCGCCCTCTTCGCCAAGGCGCCCGTTCCGGGCCAGGTGAAGACGCGCCTCTCGCCCGAGCTCTCGCCCGAGAGCGCCGCGGCGCTCTACGAGGCCATGCTCTGCGACATTGTCGACCAGCACGCCTCCGAGCGCGACTGCGAGCGCGCGCTCTGGTTCGCTCCCGCCGACGCACGCGACTGGTTCGAGCGATTCACGTCGGCAGGCTGGCGGCTGGTTCCGCAGCAGGGCGTCGGCCTCGCGGCGCGAATGGCGGCGCTGTTCCGGCTCCACGAGGCCGAGGGCTTCGATCGCATCGTGCTGCGCGGAACCGACAGCCCGACGCTTCCGGCCGGGCGAGTCGGCGAGGCGTTCGCGGCGCTCGAGCATTCCGAGCTCGCGCTCTGCCCGGACCGCGACGGCGGCTACAACCTGATCGGGCTGAGAGCGGCCTGCGACGACCTGTTCGCGCTCGAGCTCTCTCACACCGGCGTGCTCTCCGGAACGCTCGCGAACGCGCGCTCGCTCGGCCTGTGCGCCGAGCTTCTGCCCGCACACCACGACGTCGACACCTGGCCGGACCTGCTGCGGCTCCCGGCCGAGCTCGATGCGACGCGAGCACCGCGCACGCTTCGCATCGTGCGGGAGATCCTGCCCGGCTGA
- a CDS encoding folate-binding protein YgfZ — MAGVTSLFQTETGSRAALRDLSDRGLVRVTGADRVRFLNGMLSNDVAKLAPGDASPMLQLDRKGHVQAELWVLAEPDAFLLDVAPGVEAELCAVLEKHIIADDVTLASATREVGQLGLEGPGAREAARRVGGADPQARRFETSSFRGGSLVWIAGGSLGDEGLRVLSPRALLPALRSELALPELSPEQIEALRIEAAIPKLGADLSPRNFPQEARLERAFSLAKGCYVGQEIVARIASRGAVNRLLVKLRTRALVAPGSEIRLADTVVGQVTSSAISSASGPIALGYVRVAEARAGIELEIGSTRGEIVEDYSRR; from the coding sequence CTGGCCGGCGTGACGAGCCTCTTCCAGACCGAGACCGGCAGCCGCGCCGCGCTGCGCGACCTGTCCGATCGGGGCTTGGTGCGCGTGACCGGCGCCGACCGGGTCCGCTTCCTGAACGGAATGCTCTCGAACGACGTCGCGAAGCTCGCGCCGGGCGACGCCAGCCCGATGCTGCAGCTCGACCGAAAGGGCCACGTGCAGGCCGAGCTCTGGGTCCTGGCCGAGCCCGACGCGTTCCTGCTCGACGTCGCGCCGGGGGTCGAGGCGGAGCTCTGCGCGGTGCTCGAGAAGCACATCATCGCGGACGACGTCACGCTCGCGAGCGCGACGCGCGAGGTCGGCCAGCTCGGGCTCGAAGGCCCGGGCGCGCGCGAGGCCGCGCGACGCGTGGGCGGTGCGGACCCGCAGGCGCGCCGATTCGAGACCTCGAGCTTCCGCGGGGGGTCGCTGGTCTGGATCGCGGGCGGGAGCCTCGGCGACGAGGGCCTGCGCGTGCTCTCGCCGCGCGCGCTGCTGCCGGCGCTGCGATCCGAGCTCGCGCTGCCGGAGCTTTCGCCGGAGCAGATCGAGGCGCTGCGCATCGAGGCCGCGATCCCGAAGCTCGGCGCCGATCTCTCGCCGCGGAACTTCCCGCAGGAGGCGCGGCTCGAACGCGCCTTCTCGCTCGCGAAGGGCTGCTACGTCGGGCAGGAGATCGTCGCGCGGATCGCCTCGCGCGGCGCCGTGAACCGGCTGCTGGTCAAGCTCCGCACCCGCGCGCTCGTCGCGCCCGGGAGCGAGATCCGCCTGGCCGACACCGTCGTGGGTCAGGTCACGTCGAGCGCGATCTCGAGCGCGAGCGGTCCGATCGCGCTCGGCTACGTGCGCGTGGCCGAGGCTCGCGCGGGCATCGAGCTCGAGATCGGCTCGACCCGCGGCGAGATCGTCGAGGACTATTCGCGCCGGTAG